In Mercurialis annua linkage group LG5, ddMerAnnu1.2, whole genome shotgun sequence, a single genomic region encodes these proteins:
- the LOC126680477 gene encoding cold-regulated 413 plasma membrane protein 2-like gives MGKKSYLAMRKAELANDFLSSDIEDFKIAAKKLANHAITLGGLGFGSLFLEWLASIAAIYLLVLDRTNWKTNMLTGLLIPYIFFSLPSIVFNIFRGDIGKWIAFVAVILRIFFPTRFPDWLELPASLVLLVVVAPGLFASTIRGSWIGVIISLVIAGYLLQEHIRASGGFRNAFTKANGVSNTIGIVLLFVYPVWALVIDFL, from the exons atggggAAGAAAAGTTATTTGGCAATGAGGAAAGCTGAATTAGCAAATGATTTTCTTTCTTCTGATATTGAAGATTTCAAGATTGCTGCTAAGAAATTAGCCAATCATGCCATCACACTTGGCGGCTTGGGTTTCGGTTCTTTATTTCTTGAATGGCTTGCTTCTATTGCTGCTAT ATATTTGTTGGTGTTGGATCGAACAAACTGGAAAACAAACATGCTCACTGGCTTACTAATCCCTTACATTTTCTTCAGTCTTCCTTCAATAGTTTTCAACATTTTCAG AGGTGATATCGGAAAATGGATCGCTTTCGTTGCTGTTATACTGCGTATTTTCTTCCCAACCCGATTCCCAG ATTGGCTAGAATTACCGGCGTCTCTGGTTTTACTAGTAGTGGTGGCTCCGGGTTTGTTTGCGAGCACCATAAGAGGTAGCTGGATAGGTGTGATTATATCCCTTGTGATTGCTGGTTATTTGCTTCAGGAACATATTCGTGCATCGGGTGGATTCAGAAACGCCTTTACGAAAGCTAATGGCGTATCAAACACCATTGGCATAGTCCTTCTGTTTGTTTACCCTGTCTGGGCGTTGGTCATTGATTTCCTGTAA
- the LOC126683312 gene encoding uncharacterized protein LOC126683312 — protein sequence MEFIVEEGKQLHKDCTTLILPALSIGNVGQLAVDLLVSATKAERIGYLDDPYILPCVGNDAYGPIPCGELSLSLEAYDSPANALTLVQQRSPVVQGKMVEFAKNLAEFAAASGKKHVILLSGLDFGRWQTIDFSSGRKTYYLSSTSTDGTEDTCEQLGWKRLQEYNPAQRSWKYLSSLAEGNTTQEDRLPYEDELEDEDYYPSLPFAALFSCFKAKGLKVTCLFCYCSEGDNISDAFHLAEAASKISGLSPDSFRGGEEGKWSIPFSWNSVYGPPPDMSIF from the exons ATGGAATTCATTGTAGAAGAAGGCAAGCAGCTTCATAAAGATTGCACTACTCTAATTCTG CCTGCGTTATCGATAGGAAATGTCGGCCAACTAGCGGTGGATCTATTAGTTTCGGCGACAAAAGCCGAGAGAATCGGCTATCTAGACGATCCCTATATACTTCCTTGCGTTGGAAATGATGCCTATGGTCCAATTCCTTGCGGCGAACTCTCTCTGTCTCTTGAAG CTTATGATTCGCCTGCGAATGCGCTAACTCTTGTGCAACAACGATCACCTGTTGTTCAG GGGAAGATGGTTGAATTTGCTAAAAACTTAGCAGAGTTTGCTGCTGCTAGTGGAAAGAAGCATGTCATTTTGCTTTCAGGATTAGACTTTGGGAGATGGCAAACAATCGATTTTTCCAG TGGTAGGAAGACATATTACCTATCTAGCACCAGCACAGATGGAACAGAAGACACTTGTGAACAACTTGGTTGGAAGAGACTGCAAGAATATAACCCTGCTCAGAGGTCTTGGAAATATCTTAGTTCTTTAGCTGAGGGAAATACGACACAAGAAGACAGATTGCCTTATGAAGATGAATTAGAAGATGAAGATTACTATCCAAGTCTGCCTTTTGCTGCCCTTTTTTCTTGTTTCAAG GCAAAAGGTTTGAAAGTCACTTGCTTGTTCTGTTACTGCTCTGAAGGAGATAACATAAGTGATGCATTTCATTTGGCTGAAGCAGCAAGCAAAATTTCAGGGCTTAGTCCTGATAGTTTCCGTG GTGGAGAGGAGGGTAAATGGTCAATCCCATTTTCATGGAATTCCGTTTATGGACCGCCCCCAGATATGTCTATATTTTAG
- the LOC126680478 gene encoding cold-regulated 413 plasma membrane protein 2-like: MGKKGYLAMREAELASDLLSSDIQDFQIAAKKLANHVITLGGLGFGSLFLEWLASFAAIYLLILDRTNWKTNILTGLLIPYIFFSLPSVVFSLFRGDVGKWIAFVAVILRLFFPSRFPDWLELPAALILVIVAAPGLFANTIRGNWIGVIISLAIAAYLLQEHIRASGGFRNAFTKPHGVSNTIGIVLLFAYPVWALVIDFL, translated from the exons atggGGAAAAAAGGTTACTTGGCAATGAGGGAAGCTGAATTAGCAAGTGACTTGTTGTCTTCTGATATTCAAGATTTTCAGATTGCTGCTAAGAAGTTAGCCAATCATGTTATCACACTTGGCGGCTTGGGTTTCGGATCTTTATTTCTTGAATGGCTTGCTTCTTTTGCTGCTAT TTATTTGTTGATCTTGGATCGAACAAACTGGAAAACAAATATACTCACTGGCTTATTGATCCCTTACATTTTCTTCAGTCTTCCTTCAGTGGTTTTCAGCCTTTTCAG AGGCGATGTCGGGAAATGGATCGCGTTCGTTGCGGTTATATTGCGTCTTTTCTTCCCTAGTCGATTCCCAG ATTGGCTGGAATTACCGGCGGCTCTGATATTAGTGATAGTGGCTGCTCCGGGATTGTTTGCGAACACTATAAGGGGAAACTGGATAGGTGTGATTATATCCCTTGCCATTGCTGCTTATTTGCTACAGGAACATATTCGTGCATCTGGCGGATTCAGAAACGCCTTTACAAAACCTCATGGCGTATCAAACACCATTGGTATTGTCCTTCTGTTTGCTTATCCTGTCTGGGCGTTGGTCATTGATTTCCTGTAA
- the LOC126680470 gene encoding probable CoA ligase CCL6 produces the protein MSMEYVVKVEEPRAACDGKPSAGPVYRCIYAKDGLLQVPSELHSPWQFFSDSALKNPNNKMLGRRQATDSKVAGPYVWQTYKEVYETAIKLGSAMRSRGLNPQDRCGIYGTNCPQWITAMEACNSQAITYVPLYDTLGPNAVEYIINHAEVSLAFVQETKLSSVISCLSNCSSYLKTIVSFGNVSDLQKKEAEEFGVSCFSWEEFSELGSLECEFPQKQKSDVCTIMYTSGTTGEPKGVILTNGVLMAEVMSVDHLLSLTDKAATEEDSYFSFLPLAHVYDQVIETYCIYKGASIGFWRGDVRFLIEDAQELKPSIFSGVPRVYDRIYTGTMHKISAGGALRKKLFDFAYSYKLGNLEKGFPQAQASPLFDKLVFEKTKQTLGGRIRIMLSGAAPLPNHVEEFLRVTSCSTLSQGYGLTETCGGCLTSIGDVFPMVGTVGVPMTTIEVRLESVPEMGYDALSSVPRGEICLRGNTLFSGYHKREDLTKEVIVDGWFHSGDIGELQPNGAMKIIDRKKNIFKLSQGEYVAVESLENTYSRCPLIASIWIYGNSFESFLVAVVVPERQALENWAENNNLTDDFKSLCKNLKARKFILDELNNTAQKHKLRGFEMLKAIHLEPHPFDMERDLITPTFKLKRPQLLKHYKDCIDQLYIEAKASKA, from the exons ATGTCGATGGAATATGTCGTGAAGGTTGAAGAACCAAGAGCTGCTTGCGATGGAAAACCGTCAGCCGGACCGGTTTATAGATGCATTTATGCTAAAGATGGTCTGCTTCAAGTCCCCTCAGAACTTCATTCTCCTTGGCAATTCTTTAG TGATTCAGCTCTTAAGAACCCAAATAACAAAATGCTTGGTAGGCGTCAAGCTACAGATTCAAAG GTAGCCGGTCCATATGTATGGCAAACTTATAAAGAAGTTTATGAAACAGCAATAAAACTAGGTTCAGCAATGAGGAGCCGTGGACTTAATCCT CAAGATCGTTGTGGTATATATGGTACCAATTGCCCACAATGGATTACTGCAATGGAG GCTTGTAATAGTCAGGCGATTACGTACGTACCACTATATGACACTCTTG GTCCAAATGCGGTGGAGTACATCATTAATCATGCTGAAGTTTCTCTAGCTTTTGTTCAAGAGACCAAGCTCTCATCT GTTATATCTTGTCTTTCTAACTGCTCATCATATTTGAAAA CTATTGTAAGCTTTGGAAATGTTTCTGACTTGCAAAAGAAGGAAGCTGAGGAATTCGGTGTGTCCTGCTTTTCATGGGAAGAATTTTCTGAATTG GGAAGTTTGGAATGTGAGTTTCCTCAAAAACAGAAGTCTGATGTGTGCACAATAATGTACACAAGTGGGACAACAGGAGAACCAAAAGGTGTCATTCTTACTAATGGAGTTCTAATGGCGGAAGTAATGTCCGTCGATCATCTCCTTTCTCTCACTGACAAAGCG GCTACAGAAGAGGATTCATACTTCTCATTCCTTCCTTTAGCCCATGTATATGATCAAGTCATCGAAACTTATTGCATCTACAAAGGCGCTTCTATCGGGTTCTGGAGAGGG GATGTCAGATTCTTGATTGAGGATGCTCAAGAACTGAAGCCAAGCATATTCTCTGGGGTTCCTAGAGTCTACGATCGCATATACACCG GTACAATGCACAAAATTTCAGCTGGAGGTGCTTTAAGGAAGAAACTGTTTGATTTTGCCTATAGCTA CAAACTAGGAAATCTTGAAAAGGGATTTCCACAAGCACAGGCATCGCCCCTTTTCGACAAGCTAGTCTTTGAAAAG ACAAAGCAAACGTTGGGGGGTCGAATTCGGATCATGTTATCGGGTGCTGCACCTTTGCCTAATCATGTGGAGGAGTTTCTGAGAGTCACCTCCTGCTCCACTTTATCACAAGGATATG GTCTGACAGAAACTTGTGGAGGTTGTTTAACATCGATAGGCGATGTGTTTCCTATGGTTGGAACTGTCGGAGTGCCAATGACAACCATCGAAGTAAGGCTTGAATCTGTGCCAGAGATGGGATACGACGCGTTGTCCAGCGTTCCGCGTGGAGAGATTTGCCTCAGGGGAAATACATTGTTCTCTGGTTACCACAAACGAGAAGATCTAACGAAAGAAGTTATCGTTGATGGGTGGTTTCATTCAG GGGACATTGGAGAATTGCAACCAAATGGAGCAATGAAGATTATTGACAGGAAAAAGAACATATTTAAGCTATCTCAAGGTGAATACGTTGCTGTGGAGAGCCTCGAAAACACATATTCGCGATGCCCTCTTATAGCTTCG ATTTGGATCTACGGTAACAGTTTCGAGTCATTTCTTGTCGCGGTAGTAGTCCCAGAGAGACAGGCACTTGAGAATTGGGCAGAAAACAACAATTTGACTGATGATTTTAAATCTCTGTGCAAGAATCTCAAGGCTAGAAAATTCATTCTAGATGAACTCAATAACACTGCTCAGAAACACAAA CTTCGAGGATTTGAAATGTTGAAAGCAATTCATTTGGAACCTCATCCATTTGACATGGAGAGGGATCTGATAACTCCAACATTCAAGCTGAAGAGGCCACAATTGCTTAAACACTACAAG GACTGCATCGACCAGCTGTACATTGAAGCGAAAGCATCCAAGGCGTAA
- the LOC126681983 gene encoding uncharacterized protein LOC126681983, translating into MANQFNNIVRTEESISSPFFVHPGENPSLVLVSNLLTESNYHSWYRSMRMSLISKNKYKFVDGSIVPPHYDDEKFAIWERCNTLVMSWLYRSVSQTIADSISCMDSALEIWNDLRDRFSLGDACRIGDLQEEFFTYKQNTLSVNEYFTHLKTIWDELKSLRSMPVCTCEPKCSCGLAETVERTLSNDHVIRFVKGLNDSFGTIKTQILMMEPLPKINKAFSLTVQFERQLVGSGVKPQVDANVFMAKGFYEANNEDSGYESNICYARGRGMNNYRFGNVRGRGSYMPNPVLKQKLCSYCGLTNHTIDYCYKKHGYPSGFQPKFRGESSHANQVQLAEQQYPDITEEQYQAEMFKDAHRSNLPAQQEMHNGQIFPFTPDQYQKIMSLIQPQEIETVAHVNSLSATFQPAIEEQGTVHACYFSAKGYRDTWILDTGATDHIICNLKFFTTFQEVKNVHVKLPTGQLISVSHIGSVQLNPNLLLCNVLYVPMFNFNLISASKLTDNKKLFLLLYHDFCYIQDMVT; encoded by the coding sequence ATGGCGAATCAATTCAACAATATTGTAAGGACAGAGGAATCGATTTCCAGTCCATTTTTTGTTCATCCTGGTGAGAATCCTTCACTTGTTCTTGTCTCAAATTTACTTACTGAAAGTAACTATCACTCTTGGTATAGATCCATGAGAATGTCtttgatttctaaaaataaGTATAAATTTGTTGATGGATCGATTGTTCCTCCTCATTATGATGATGAGAAATTTGCTATTTGGGAGAGATGCAATACTCTAGTTATGTCCTGGTTGTATAGATCTGTTTCACAGACTATTGCAGATAGTATATCTTGTATGGATAGTGCATTGGAAATATGGAATGATTTGAGAGATCGTTTTTCATTGGGAGATGCCTGTAGAATAGGTGATTTACAGGAAGAATTTTTTACTTACAAACAGAACACATTGAGTGTGAATGAatattttacacatttgaaAACAATCTGGGATGAATTGAAGAGCCTTAGATCCATGCCTGTGTGTACTTGTGAGCCTAAGTGTTCATGTGGTCTTGCTGAAACTGTTGAGAGAACCTTGTCTAATGATCATGTAATAAGGTTTGTAAAAGGATTGAATGATAGTTTTGGAACAATCAAAACACAAATCTTGATGATGGAGCCTCTTCCAAAGATTAACAAAGCCTTTTCTTTAACTGTGCAATTTGAAAGACAACTAGTAGGATCTGGTGTTAAACCTCAAGTTGATGCAAATGTATTCATGGCAAAAGGTTTTTATGAAGCTAATAATGAAGATTCTGGTTATGAGTCCAACATTTGTTATGCTAGAGGAAGAGGGATGAACAATTACAGGTTTGGCAATGTTAGAGGAAGAGGTAGTTACATGCCAAATCCAGTTCTAAAGCAGAAACTTTGTTCATACTGTGGACTCACTAATCATACTATAGACTACTGTTACAAGAAGCATGGTTATCCTTCTGGATTTCAGCCAAAATTCAGAGGAGAAAGTAGTCATGCAAACCAGGTACAACTTGCAGAACAACAGTATCCAGATATTACAGAGGAGCAATATCAAGCTGAAATGTTTAAAGATGCACACAGATCAAACTTGCCTGCACAGCAAGAAATGCATAATGGTCAAATATTTCCATTTACCCCTGATCAATATCAGAAAATCATGAGCCTCATTCAGCCACAAGAGATTGAGACTGTAGCTCATGTAAACTCTCTTTCAGCTACTTTTCAACCTGCCATAGAGGAACAAGGTACTGTCCATGCTTGTTACTTCTCAGCTAAAGGTTATAGAGATACATGGATTTTGGATACTGGTGCAACAGATCACATAATCTGTAATTTAAAGTTTTTTACAACTTTTCAAGAAGTCAAAAATGTTCATGTCAAGCTTCCAACTGGACAATTGATTTCTGTATCTCACATTGGATCAGTTCAGCTAAATCCTAATCTATTGCTATGCAATGTTCTATATGTGCCTATGTTCAATTTCAACTTGATCTCTGCAAGCAAGTTGACAGACAATAAGAAACTCTTCTTACTTTTGTACCATGATTTCTGTTACATTCAGGATATGGTCACATGA